One Brassica napus cultivar Da-Ae chromosome A5, Da-Ae, whole genome shotgun sequence DNA window includes the following coding sequences:
- the LOC125609039 gene encoding monothiol glutaredoxin-S15, mitochondrial, with protein sequence MAAALSSKFLKGITSLQTLRSTRLASASVYQHGMMRYSSTVPSDSDTHDDFKPAQKVPSGSTDSLKDIVENDVKENPVMIYMKGVPEAPQCGFSSLAVRVLQQYNVPIGARNILEDQELKNAVKSFSHWPTFPQIFIKGEFIGGSDIILNMHKEGELEEKLKDVSGNQKSQ encoded by the exons ATGGCCGCTGCTTTGTCGAGCAAGTTTCTTAAAGGAATCACAAGCCTTCAGACTCTTCGTTCTACCAGATTg GCATCTGCATCTGTCTACCAACATGGGATGATGAGATACTCCTCCACAGTGCCCAGCGATTCAGACACGCATGATGATTTCAAGCCTGCACAGAAAGTCCCTTCTGGTTCTACAGACTCGCTAAAGGATATCGTTGAGAAT GATGTGAAGGAGAATCCTGTTATGATCTACATGAAAGGAGTTCCGGAAGCTCCTCAGTGTGGGTTTAGCTCACTAGCTGTAAGAGTTCTGCAACAGTATA ATGTTCCTATTGGTGCTAGAAACATTCTTGAAGATCAAGAATTGAAAAATGCTGTCAAATCCTTCAG CCATTGGCCTACGTTTCCACAGATCTTCATCAAGGGAGAGTTTATTGGAGGCTCAGACATCATCCTTAACATGCACAAG gaaggtgaacttgaggaaaAGCTTAAAGACGTCTCTGGAAACCAAAAGTCTCAATAA